GGAGACCGTGAGCCTGACAGTGATCGGGGTCCCTCGCGTGTTGGCACACAGGTCCGATCGGGCGGCACGGATCAGCTACGCGGCTGCTGAGCTGGCCGAGCAGCACCGGCGTCTCGATGCCGATGACGACGCACGGAACAAGGGCGCCACGTCTCGGTCGGAGACATCACGTGCTGGTCAGCCGGTGCGCGGCCGGACCCCCGAGGACCCCTGCATCTCGCGGAAGCCCGAGCGCGCCGAGGACGGGCTCTTAGCCCGGTGTGTCCCCGATCGCTTGCTCGAGCCGCTCCAGCTTGCCATCGAGTTCACCCTCGTATCCAGGCCGGATGTCCGCCTTCAGCACGAGCGAAACCCTTGGCCCGAACGGCATCACTGCCTCGGTCGCACGTTTGACGACGTCCATTACCGTGTCCCAATCCGGTCCCTCGAGTTCCGTGAACATGCTGGTCGTCCTGTTCGGCAGACCGGACTCGCGGACGACCGTCACCGCGGCGGCGACCGCAGCGTGGACGGATGCGTCCGGACCTTCGCCGCCGCTGGGGGCGACCGAGAATGCGACGAGCATGGGACCTCCTTCGTCCGCTCCCAGTGTAGGAAGCCTCGGGCCGGCAGCCTAGCGCGCGGACCGGAGCGCCGAGCCCGGACGCGAACCCGGCACGGCGCGGAACGGCCACGCCTGCGCCGGCAGCAGGTCGCCCGCGGCTTCGTCGGCGTGCCGCTTGCGCCACAGGGCGGCGATCGTCCAGCCGAGGAGGACAAAATAGCCGAGGTTGCGCACCGTCAGCACGCTCACCATCACCGGGTTCGGGTCGATGAGCCCATCGTAGAGGAAGGGATAGAGCACCTGGGTGAGCGCCGCCGTGATGAGCACGAGGACCGCCGGGGTTTTGAACCCCCGCCCCTGGTAGACGAGCCCGATCACGACCGGTGCGGCCAGCCAGGTGATGTACTGCGGCGACCCGACCTTGTTGAAGGCGATGAACGCGGTGACGAGGGCGAGGGCGAGCTCGGGCAGGATGCGCGTGTACGGCGTCCCGCGCCGCAGCGACCGGATGCCGACGAGCGCGACGACGATCACTGTGACCGCGAGCAGCGGGGTCATCAGCTCGCCCGCGACGGCCGTCCCCTTCCCCGCGACCTGGAACGTGATCAGCTTCGTGTCGTAGTAGACGAAGGAGCCGGGCAGGCGCAGCGCCGCCTGCCACATCCAGAACGTCGCGACCGGGGCCTCGATCTGGATGCCGCGATCGGTCTGCATGGTGATGAAGCTGAGCGCATGCCAGCCCGCGCCGAAGAGGAGAGGGACGGCGAGGATCGCGAGACTGGTCACGACCGCGACGAGGACGATGTGCCAGCGTGTCTTGAGCGCGACGACGGCGGCGGCGACGATCGCGGCCGGCCACACCTTGATCCAGGTGGCCGCGGTGAGCGCGACCACCGCCGCGCGCTCGTTCAGCGTCAGCCAGAGCAGTCCGACGATCGCCAGCGCGGCCGAGATCGAGTCCAGCCGGCCGACCGCGATCGGGCCGAGCAGGAGCAGGAAGCCGAGCCACCACCAGGCGGCCACGATGCGGCGCGGCTCCCGCCCGGCGGTGAGCACGGCGAAGGCGGCGGCATTCACCAGGAGCACCATCGTGAGCCAGCCGCCGACGTAATTGTCGGTGCCGAGCAGCAGCGGCAGCATGACCGGCACCAGCGCGCCGAAGGGGTACACCCAGTCGGAGTCCACGCCGACGATCTGGGTCCCCTGCGCCGCGAGCTGCGCCCAGGGCTTGTAGACATGCATGACGTCGCCGAGGCCCTTGCCCTGGTCGAGGGCGAGGGCGCCGAGGACGAGGTGGACGAGCAGGAACGCGATCCACAGGGCGAACGGGCTGGCGGCGGCGCGCTGGAGCCCGCCCGAGACGGTTTCCGGGGTCGGCGCTGCGGGCTTCGGCTCCGGTTCCCTGCCCATGACGCTCATCCTAGAGGATGGCGTTCCGTGCGCCGCTCAGCGGGCGGCGAGCAGCCCCCGCACGACCGCGGGAAGGGCCTCCGCGATGTCGAGCGCCGCGATCGGGCCGCCACCGGACGCCCGCACGCCCGCCCGGCCGTGCAGCCAGGCCGCGGTCGCGGCGAGCGCCGCTAGCGCGTCGTGCCCCTGGTCGCGCACCGCATCGGCGTGCGTCGCGACGAGGGCGCCGAGCACACCGCCGAGGACGTCCCCGCTGCCCGCGGTCGCGAGCCAGGGCGTCCCCGCCGTCACCGTGCGATGTGTGCCCTCGGGGGTGAGGATGTGCGTGGTGTGCCCTTTGAGCAGCACCGTCACGCCGAAGGAGGCGGCCGCCCGCGCCGCCCAGGCGACGGGGGCGGAACGGACACCGTCGGCCGTGACGGCGTCCGGACCGTCGCCGGCGGCGAGCATGAGCGCGAGTTCGCGGGCGTGCGGGGTGACGACGGCCGGCCCCGCGGCCTCCCGCACAAGGTCGAGGGCTCCGGCGTCGATGACGAGGGGCGTGCCGTCGGCGAGCACGTCGCGGAGGCGGCGGGTGTCGTCCGGGGTCCGGGAGGCGGCGTCCATTCCGGAGCCGAGCAGCCAGGCCTGCACGCGTCCGGGCGCGGTGACGGCCTCCGGCCGGCGGCGCAGGACCTCCGCGGCCGGATGAGCCGCCCCGAGGTAGCGGATCATTCCGACACCGGTCCGCGCCGCCGCCTCGACGCCGAGCACAGCGGCGCCCGGGTAGCGGCCGGAGCCGGTCACCACGCCCAGCACACCCCGCGAGTACTTGTCGTCGTTCTCGGCCGGCACGGCGATCCAGTCGTTCACGTCCCGTTCCCGCCACTCGCCCCGGTCGTCCATGAGAACCTCCCCTCCTCACCATAGGTTGGGGCGATGAGCATCGCCATCCCCGGGAAAGTCGTCGTCTTCGACTACGGCGAAGTCATCTCGATCACCCCGACGGAGGCCGACCGGGCCGCGCTCGTGTCGCTCGCCGGCGCGGATTCGGAGGGTTTCTGGCCCGCCTACTGGCGGCGGCGCAACGCACTGGACCAGGGCACGCTGAGCATCCAGCAATACTGGCGCGGGATCGAGCTCGAGCTCGGCGAGCAGTGGGCGGACGCGAAGATCCATCAGCTCTGGCTGGCCGACTTCCGGAGCTGGCTGAGCATCGACCAGAGCACGCTCCAGGTGCTGCTCGATCTGAAGGAGGGCGGCACCCGGCTCGCGCTGCTGTCGAACGCCGGCCCTGACTTCGGCTCGTATTTCCGGCACGGCACGCTCGGAGACCTGTTCGAGAAAGTGTTCGTGAGCGGCGAGCTCGGCACGGTCAAACCCAGCGCCGATATCTTCGAGCACGTCCTCGCCGAACTCGGCGTCACGGCGGCCGAGGCGGTCTTCATCGACAACAAAGAGGAGAACGTGCGCGGCGCCGAGACGGTCGGGATCGCCGGGCACGTCTACACCTCCGCCGCCGATCTGCGAGCGTATCTGACGGCCCTGGCCGCTTAGGAGACGATATGGCGACACTCTTCGACCCCTTCACGCTGCGCGGCGTCACCGCCCGCAACCGCATCTGGGCCTCCCCGATGTGCATGTACTCAGTGCTGGACCGCTCGGGCGTCCCGCAGACCTGGCAGCTCGTCCACCTCGGTGCGATCGCCACCGGCGGCAGCGGCATCGTCTTCACCGAAGCGACCGCAGTCAGCCCGGAGGGGCGTATCTCCCCGCGCGACACCGGCATCTGGACGGACGAACAGGCCGAAGCGTGGCGGCCCATCGCCGCCTTTATCGCCGAGCAGGGCGCGGTCCCGGGCATCCAGCTCGCCCACGCGGGCCGGAAGGGCTCCTCCTGGCCGGCCTGGGGCTTCGAGGACAGGACCGGCTCGGTCTCGCCCGCGGAGGGCGGCTGGCCGACCGTGGCACCGTCGCCGATCGCGTTCGGCGACCTGGACGCCCCGGCCGAGCTCGACCACGACGGCATCGACCGGGTCGTCGCCGACTTCCGCTCCGCCGCGCGCCGCTCGGTGGACGCCGGCTTCCGCGTCCTGGAACTGCACGCCGCGCACGGCTACCTGCTGCACCAGTTCCTCTCCCCCTCGCCAACC
This genomic window from Leifsonia xyli subsp. cynodontis DSM 46306 contains:
- a CDS encoding thiamine-binding protein, whose protein sequence is MLVAFSVAPSGGEGPDASVHAAVAAAVTVVRESGLPNRTTSMFTELEGPDWDTVMDVVKRATEAVMPFGPRVSLVLKADIRPGYEGELDGKLERLEQAIGDTPG
- a CDS encoding glycosyltransferase 87 family protein — encoded protein: MGREPEPKPAAPTPETVSGGLQRAAASPFALWIAFLLVHLVLGALALDQGKGLGDVMHVYKPWAQLAAQGTQIVGVDSDWVYPFGALVPVMLPLLLGTDNYVGGWLTMVLLVNAAAFAVLTAGREPRRIVAAWWWLGFLLLLGPIAVGRLDSISAALAIVGLLWLTLNERAAVVALTAATWIKVWPAAIVAAAVVALKTRWHIVLVAVVTSLAILAVPLLFGAGWHALSFITMQTDRGIQIEAPVATFWMWQAALRLPGSFVYYDTKLITFQVAGKGTAVAGELMTPLLAVTVIVVALVGIRSLRRGTPYTRILPELALALVTAFIAFNKVGSPQYITWLAAPVVIGLVYQGRGFKTPAVLVLITAALTQVLYPFLYDGLIDPNPVMVSVLTVRNLGYFVLLGWTIAALWRKRHADEAAGDLLPAQAWPFRAVPGSRPGSALRSAR
- a CDS encoding ADP-dependent NAD(P)H-hydrate dehydratase; its protein translation is MDDRGEWRERDVNDWIAVPAENDDKYSRGVLGVVTGSGRYPGAAVLGVEAAARTGVGMIRYLGAAHPAAEVLRRRPEAVTAPGRVQAWLLGSGMDAASRTPDDTRRLRDVLADGTPLVIDAGALDLVREAAGPAVVTPHARELALMLAAGDGPDAVTADGVRSAPVAWAARAAASFGVTVLLKGHTTHILTPEGTHRTVTAGTPWLATAGSGDVLGGVLGALVATHADAVRDQGHDALAALAATAAWLHGRAGVRASGGGPIAALDIAEALPAVVRGLLAAR
- a CDS encoding HAD family hydrolase, whose product is MSIAIPGKVVVFDYGEVISITPTEADRAALVSLAGADSEGFWPAYWRRRNALDQGTLSIQQYWRGIELELGEQWADAKIHQLWLADFRSWLSIDQSTLQVLLDLKEGGTRLALLSNAGPDFGSYFRHGTLGDLFEKVFVSGELGTVKPSADIFEHVLAELGVTAAEAVFIDNKEENVRGAETVGIAGHVYTSAADLRAYLTALAA